GGAGATGGCCCGCCCGCAGGAGATGCTCGCCGCCGCGGCCCTGGGCGCGGACGAAGCCGAGCCCACCGCCGTGGGCCCCCAGCCTGGTGGTCGCGCCGAGCAGACGAGTCCCCTGGGCCGTGCCCTGCGTCGCTTCAACGAGAAGGTCGAGGAGGAGGATCGGGACGATGAGTCCACGACCCATGAGCGGCTGGGTCGCCTCGCCTCGGGCCGGCGCTCCGCCGTTCTGACGCGCAAGCCCACGCCCTCCGTGGCCTCGTTGGATCGCCGCCGGGGGCCTCCGGTGCGAGAGGCGGAGGACGAGGACTTCGGCGAGGAAGATCCCTCCGTCGCGTCAGCCCTCTCCGTGGCCACGCTGAACGAGCGAGGCCCCTCGCGCGCCGTGTCCGCCGTCGGGTATGGCGAGTCCACGTCCGAGAGCACCTCCGAGGTGTCGGGCACGCACAGCCTGCCGCTGCGCCAGGTGGAGCCGGACGACGATCCGGACGACGACGTTTCCACCACGGCTGGCGGAGGCATGGGCTCCTACACCCAGCCGCTGCCCGCGCCCTCGACGGGGGGGCGTCGGCGTCAGATGATCCTGGCGGTGTTGCTCATGGTGGTGTTGGGGGTGGGGGTCGCGGTGGCGGCCTGGTGGATCACCTCCACCATGGCCACCTCGCGCCAGGAGGCCTCGAGCGAAGCGGAGGAGACGCCCCCACCGGAGACGCCGGCGGATCCTTCCGTGGCTCCGGAGTCCGGCACGGGTCGCGCCGCGGCGGACGCCCCGGTTCCGGAGCAGGGAAGCTCGCCCGCTCCCTCCCCGGGGGCACAGCCCAACGTGGCGGGTAGCTCGGAGAGCGGCCAGACAGGCATGGGAGCGCCCGGCTCCCCCGGCTCCTCCCCGAACGCCCTGGAGGGGGAGAAGAACCTTCAGGATCCCACCTTGGCGGTGGGGGTGCGCGTGCAGTTCAAGGCCCCGGCCCGGACGCAGTTGTGGGTGGGGACCGCCAGCGTGAAACCCAATGGTTTCCTCTCGGTGTTGCCGGGGACGCTCCTGGTGGAGTTCCGTTGCCCGAACCAGGCTGGAACCCCGAAAACCAAGACTTTCGAGGTTCCGGCGGAGCCCACGAAGCCGGTCGTCTTCAAGCTGGACAAGCAGGACTGCGCCCCGCGGAGCCGCCGCTAGGGGTGGGAACAGGGGGCCATATGCGCCCCCCACCCCGTCCTGCGGACAAGTGGGCGAGGGTACGCGGGAGTGGCTATAAGCCGTTGGAATTCCAGGGGTTTTGCCTTCCTCATCGCGTTTACACATGTCAGCCGGGTCCCTAGAATCGGCCGGTCTATGGCGCGTGCGAAGAAGAAGAATCTGGCGAAGAAGCGAAGCTCGCCGGCGGGGCGTATCGCCC
Above is a window of Cystobacter fuscus DNA encoding:
- a CDS encoding serine/threonine-protein kinase gives rise to the protein MGAAIPENSPQTATPFGKYLLVKRLATGGMAELFLAQEPPSPELLVIKRILPYLTEEPEFVQMFLDEARIAAQLHHPNIVQVFGLGRINESIFIAMEYVEGVDLRRILAEETRFSASVPYAVAARICAQVAAGLDHAHNSKGVDGRPLGLIHRDVSPQNVMVAYNGQVKLVDFGIAKAEAFAERSKPGVIKGKFLYLSPEQVMQEKLDHRSDIFALGVMLYEITTGRSPFSRANTEGILFAIRSEHPSPPHLLRDGYPQELSRIVMKCLMKDRTQRYQRAAHVQADLEALLASGTMKQSQDVAAYVARLLGAEEERTQLHVPITGSRKAVSSLPPVVPVLPPPPSGLVARPSLRTNVHGQPPAVDPEGEEPRTEMARPQEMLAAAALGADEAEPTAVGPQPGGRAEQTSPLGRALRRFNEKVEEEDRDDESTTHERLGRLASGRRSAVLTRKPTPSVASLDRRRGPPVREAEDEDFGEEDPSVASALSVATLNERGPSRAVSAVGYGESTSESTSEVSGTHSLPLRQVEPDDDPDDDVSTTAGGGMGSYTQPLPAPSTGGRRRQMILAVLLMVVLGVGVAVAAWWITSTMATSRQEASSEAEETPPPETPADPSVAPESGTGRAAADAPVPEQGSSPAPSPGAQPNVAGSSESGQTGMGAPGSPGSSPNALEGEKNLQDPTLAVGVRVQFKAPARTQLWVGTASVKPNGFLSVLPGTLLVEFRCPNQAGTPKTKTFEVPAEPTKPVVFKLDKQDCAPRSRR